A stretch of Arachis hypogaea cultivar Tifrunner chromosome 15, arahy.Tifrunner.gnm2.J5K5, whole genome shotgun sequence DNA encodes these proteins:
- the LOC112747261 gene encoding kunitz trypsin inhibitor 5-like, which translates to MLKTTLFLALFLLFALNTKPLLGATNREPEQVIDTSGKIVRAGSHYYNIISATPNLSGISLAFFTGNETCPLDVATIDGFHGLPVVFQPVNAKKGVVRVNTDLNIMFSYDSRCESMVWKLKDYDYATRQRFVTTNGVLGNPGANTISNWFRIEKYEDDYKLSYCPKVCPSCRHPCMDIGVYKDHNNWGKHRLALSNVPFKVRFQRA; encoded by the coding sequence ATGTTAAAGACCACATTATTTCTTGCTTTGTTCCTTCTCTTTGCCTTGAACACCAAGCCACTGCTCGGTGCAACTAATCGTGAACCCGAGCAAGTGATTGACACGTCCGGCAAGATTGTTCGAGCCGGCTCTCATTATTACAACATCATCTCTGCCACACCTAACTTATCTGGGATCTCTCTTGCCTTCTTTACAGGTAACGAGACATGCCCCCTTGACGTTGCGACCATAGATGGTTTTCATGGTTTGCCTGTAGTGTTCCAACCCGTTAATGCTAAAAAAGGCGTTGTTCGTGTTAACACCGATCTCAATATCATGTTCTCATATGATTCAAGGTGCGAGTCAATGGTGTGGAAGCTCAAAGACTATGACTATGCGACTAGACAGCGGTTTGTGACGACTAATGGTGTTTTAGGAAACCCTGGTGCCAACACTATTAGCAATTGGTTCAGGATTGAGAAGTACGAGGATGATTATAAGTTGTCTTATTGTCCGAAAGTGTGCCCTAGTTGTAGACATCCATGTATGGATATAGGGGTATATAAAGATCATAATAATTGGGGCAAGCATCGTCTAGCTCTTAGCAATGTGCCTTTCAAAGTGCGGTTTCAGCGTGCATGA